A window from Pseudomonas campi encodes these proteins:
- a CDS encoding GGDEF domain-containing protein has protein sequence MTVTEQLSALDQILAHGDLHSLFQPIIALADRRILGYEALTRGPSNSPLHSPIALFSVARNCGRLSELELASRRSACRRFRDLQLDGKLFLNVSPESLLEPTHQPGRTLKLLQEFGITPDRVVIELTEQAPIDDFSLLDTALHHYRAMGFSIALDDLGAGYSSLRLWSELRPDYVKIDRHFIDGIHKDAVKREFVGSILKMAKASRAQVIAEGIELAEELAVLSEMGVDLLQGYLLGRPQEQPPRDARKLLPQLDSSVTSIHEESTDLGALLNEQQAVSHSTATAEVLEAFRAQANLNSLAVLDEQQQPVGIIHRHSLSEALLKPFATDLFARKPISRLMSTDFLAVDLGQSLQQVSRLLTSRARQRIEEDFIITQQGRYRGLGRVIDVLKLITEVKIQQARYANPLTLLPGNVPIQQCLSRLLQQSRDAAVCYVDIDSFKPFNDIKGIGFPPIGLCQTCRDTHKQEQTKSDNSSARARVELTLRCHPPK, from the coding sequence ATGACCGTCACCGAGCAGTTGAGCGCACTGGATCAGATCCTCGCTCACGGCGACCTACACAGCCTGTTCCAGCCCATCATCGCCCTGGCCGACCGGCGCATCCTCGGCTACGAGGCCCTGACCCGCGGCCCGTCCAACAGCCCGCTACATTCACCGATTGCCCTGTTCAGCGTGGCCCGCAACTGCGGACGCCTGAGCGAACTGGAGCTGGCCAGCCGGCGCAGCGCCTGTCGTCGCTTCCGTGACCTGCAGCTGGACGGCAAGCTGTTCCTCAACGTCTCGCCGGAATCCCTGCTGGAGCCGACTCACCAGCCGGGGCGCACCCTCAAGCTGCTGCAGGAGTTCGGCATCACCCCGGACAGGGTGGTGATCGAGCTGACCGAACAGGCGCCGATCGACGATTTCAGCCTGCTCGATACCGCCCTGCACCACTACCGTGCCATGGGCTTCTCCATCGCCCTCGACGATCTTGGCGCCGGCTATTCCAGCCTGCGCCTGTGGTCCGAGCTGCGCCCCGACTACGTGAAGATCGACCGCCACTTCATCGACGGCATCCACAAGGATGCGGTGAAGCGCGAATTCGTCGGTTCCATCCTGAAGATGGCCAAGGCCTCACGCGCCCAGGTGATCGCCGAAGGCATCGAACTGGCAGAAGAACTGGCCGTGCTCAGCGAAATGGGCGTGGACCTGCTGCAGGGCTATCTGCTTGGCCGGCCGCAGGAACAACCGCCGCGCGATGCCCGCAAACTGCTGCCGCAACTGGACAGCAGCGTCACCAGCATTCACGAGGAAAGCACCGACCTTGGCGCCCTGCTCAATGAGCAGCAGGCGGTCAGCCACAGCACGGCCACCGCCGAGGTGCTGGAAGCTTTCCGCGCCCAGGCCAACCTCAACTCGCTGGCCGTGCTCGACGAACAGCAGCAACCGGTGGGCATCATCCATCGCCACTCCTTGTCCGAGGCCCTGCTCAAGCCCTTCGCCACCGACCTGTTCGCGCGCAAGCCGATCAGCCGCCTGATGAGCACGGACTTTCTCGCCGTCGACCTCGGCCAGTCGCTGCAACAGGTCAGCCGCCTGCTCACCAGCCGCGCCCGGCAACGCATCGAAGAGGATTTCATCATCACCCAGCAGGGCCGCTATCGTGGCCTGGGACGGGTGATCGACGTGCTCAAGCTGATCACCGAGGTGAAGATCCAGCAGGCCCGCTACGCCAACCCGCTGACGTTGCTGCCGGGCAACGTGCCGATTCAGCAATGCCTGAGCCGCCTGTTACAGCAGAGCCGCGACGCGGCGGTGTGTTACGTGGATATCGACAGTTTCAAGCCGTTCAACGACATCAAGGGTATCGGTTTTCCCCCTATAGGGTTGTGCCAGACCTGTAGGGATACGCATAAACAGGAACAAACCAAAAGCGACAACAGCTCAGCACGAGCCAGAGTTGAACTGACCCTTCGATGCCATCCACCCAAATAA